In Plectropomus leopardus isolate mb chromosome 20, YSFRI_Pleo_2.0, whole genome shotgun sequence, one DNA window encodes the following:
- the nup155 gene encoding nuclear pore complex protein Nup155: MPSSAGPSSPAAALAEALENSSRLIDRHLQDDRCFPDLSELLSVPSHNMPSLSGVSDMDYPLQGPGLLSVPNLPELSAVRRVPLPPELVEQFSHMQCNCMMGVFPEICRAWLTIDNDIFMWSYEDGGDVAYFDGLIETILAVGLVKPKQGILQPHIHYLLVLATSVDVVILGLSFPKSQAGLNDSMSGGMQLLPDPLFSIPTDNTYILSITSTDLGRIFMAGKDGCLYEIAYQAEAGWLSQRCRKINHSKSSLSFLVPSVLQFSFSEDDPIVQIAIDNSRNTLFTRSEKGVLQVYDLGADGQGMSRVATMSQSTIVAAAGNIARTIDRSVFKPIVQISVINRSESSDCHLLAVTHAGVRLYFSTTPFALPHQRHVAVRPSLLALVHVRLPPGFSASSTLQKPAKVHKALHSKGVLLMAASETEDSDILWCINHDSFPFKKPLMETQMMSNVDGHSWALCAINEERPSKIFTPLNKDQIPITDSPVVVQQHNIPPQKFVLLSAKGSHIFQKLRPVDQLRHLLVSCAGGESEEVERFFKLHREEQACATALILACSNAACDREVSQWATRAFFRYGGEAQMRFPAAMTSPSNVGPVMSSPAPGIVPPALATPFTPMHSGSTPITPMSAGPEVIFSGKHNGICIYFARILGNIWDGSLAVEKTISKGNQTVSILESSVSAFDLESVLLELGGLREFLDKNSQFSPSTFGAASFSSPANLQQRLLGFMRPDGASSQQVQQELQRKYHTKAQVYEKVSLQGIQQLVHRSYQTLALLKLLCDHQFSLIMSELPKEFQEQMKGASFKDIVIRGKELSGALITALINVYIKDNASVEGISNHLRDICPLLYSSDDSVCSKANELLQSSKQVQNKADKERKLRESLRLYQQISQHTDLPLVCSQYRQVRFYEGVLELCLTAADKKDPQRLGPHFYKNGEPEEDGVGQQAFQERLSCYKCITDTMQELVNQSKAAPQSPSVPKQPGPPVMTSDPNMLSNEEATAHFEQILGLAQRSQDELFHIALYNWLIQADLTDKLLEVNSPYLEEHLMHMIKQDQSKVHNMDLLWRYYEKNRNFGKAAHVLARLADMHSTEISLIEAAFGVHRQSHPVC; encoded by the exons ATGCCGTCCAGCGCTGGACCCAGCAGCCCCGCCGCTGCACTCGCTGAAGCGCTGGAAAACTCTTCCCGGCTGATTGACAGACACCTGCAGGATGACCGCTGCTTTCCTGACCTGTCGGAGCTGCTCAGCGTCCCCTCTCACA ATATGCCGTCCCTCTCTGGCGTGTCAGACATGGACTACCCCCTCCAGGGACCGGGTTTACTCAGCGTGCCAAATCTCCCAGAGCTCAGTGCAGTCCGCCGAGTCCCTCTGCCGCCTGAGCTAGTGGAGCAGTTCAGCC ATATGCAATGTAACTGTATGATGGGAGTTTTTCCAGAGATCTGTCGAGCATGGCTTACTATtgacaatgacattttcatgtggAGTTATGAAGATGG aggaGATGTGGCTTATTTTGATGGCCTTATTGAAACCATTCTAGCAGTGGGccttgtaaaaccaaaacaag gGATTTTACAGCCACACATTCACTACCTCTTAGTCTTGGCCACTTCTGTGGATGTAGTGATCCTCGGACTGAGCTTCCCAAAGAGCCAGGCTG GGTTGAATGATAGCATGTCTGGTGGGATGCAGCTGCTTCCAGACCCCCTTTTCTCCATCCCCACAGACAACACCTACATCCTATCCATCACCTCCACAGACCTGGGACGCATCTTTATGGCAGGAAAGGACGGCTGCCTCTATGAGATAGCTTACCAGGCCGAGGCAGGATGGCTGAGTCAGCGCTGCAGAAAAATCAACCACTCCAAAAGCTCCCTGTCCTTCCTTGTCCCTTCTGTGCTGCAGTTCTCCTTTTCTGAAGATG ACCCTATTGTTCAGATTGCTATTGACAACTCCCGCAACACACTATTCACACGCTCAGAGAAAGGTGTCCTGCAG gtGTATGACCTGGGGGCTGATGGGCAGGGTATGAGTCGTGTGGCAACCATGTCACAGAGCACCATCGTTGCAGCTGCTGGAAACATAGCAAG GACAATTGATCGTTCTGTCTTCAAACCTATTGTCCAGATCTCTGTGATTAACAGATCTGAGTCCTCAGACTGTCACCTGCTCGCTGTCACTCATGCAG GTGTGCGCCTCTACTTCAGCACCACGCCTTTCGCCCTTCCACACCAGCGGCATGTGGCAGTTCGACCTAGCCTGCTAGCTTTGGTCCATGTCCGTCTGCCGCCAGGGTTTTCTGCATCCTCTACCCTGCAGAAACCTGCAAAGGTCCATAAGGCGCTGCACAGTAAAG GTGTTCTGTTAATGGCAGCTTCTGAGACAGAGGACAGCGACATTCTGTGGTGCATCAACCACGACTCCTTCCCCTTTAAGAAACCCTTGATGGAGACTCAG ATGATGTCTAATGTAGACGGACACTCTTGGGCTCTTTGTGCCATTAATGAGGAGAGGCCATCCAAGATTTTTACTCCTCTGAACAAGGACCAGATCCCCATCACAGATTCACCTGTGGTGGTCCAGCAGCACAACATCCCCCCACAGAAGTTTGTCCTTCTCTCTGCAAAG GGGAGTCATATCTTCCAAAAACTGCGGCCAGTAGACCAGCTCCGTCACCTGCTGGTGAGCTGCGCTGGAGGAGAAAGTGAAGAGGTTGAGCGTTTCTTCAAGCTGCACAGG GAGGAGCAGGCTTGTGCCACAGCACTGATCCTGGCTTGTTCCAACGCTGCTTGTGACAGAGAGGTTTCACAGTGGGCCACCAGAGCCTTCTTCAG ATATGGAGGAGAAGCACAGATGAGATTCCCCGCAGCCATGACATCTCCCAGTAATGTTGGACCTGTGATGAGCTCTCCAGCACCag GCATCGTGCCCCCAGCTTTGGCTACCCCCTTCACACCAATGCACTCCGGGTCTACACCCATCACACCAATGTCAGCCGGCCCAGAGGTGATTTTCTCAGGGAAACATAACGGCATCTGTATCTACTTTGCCCGCATTCTTGG AAATATTTGGGATGGCAGTCTTGCTGTTGAGAAAACCATCAGCAAAGGAAATCAGACTGTCAGTATT TTGGAAAGCAGCGTTAGTGCATTTGATCTGGAGTCAGTACTTCTAGAGCTTGGTGGTTTGCGGGAGTTTCTTGACAAAAACTCTCAGTTCAGTCCGTCCACATTTGGTGCTGCAAG TTTCAGCTCCCCTGCCAACCTGCAGCAAAGGCTGCTGGGATTTATGCGCCCTGACGGAGCCAGCTCTCAGCAGGTCCAGCAGGAGCTCCAGAGGAAATATCACA CAAAAGCTCAGGTCTATGAGAAAGTGTCCCTGCAGGGCATCCAGCAGTTAGTGCATCGCTCCTATCAGACTCTGGCCCTGTTGAAGCTTCTCTGTGATCATCAGTTTAGCCTCATTATGTCCGAGCTGCCAAAG GAATTTCAAGAGCAGATGAAGGGAGCAAGTTTTAAGGATATAGTGATCCGGGGCAAAGAGCTGTCGGGAGCTCTCATCACAGCACTCATTAATGTCTACATCAAAGATAATGCTTCTGTGGAGGGCATCAGCAATCACCTGCGGGACATCTGCCCCCTGCTGTACAGCAGCGATGACAGCGTTTGCTCCAAG GCTAATGAGTTGCTGCAGAGCTCGAAGCAGGTTCAGAATAAAGCAGATAAAGAGCGGAAACTGAGGGAGTCTCTACGGCTCTATCAGCAGATCAGCCAACACACAGATCTGCCACTGGTCTGCTCCCAGTACAGACAAG TGCGTTTCTACGAGGGAGTCCTTGAGTTGTGCCTCACAGCAGCAGACAAGAAGGATCCACAGAGACTGGGGCCCCATTTCTACAAGAATGGTGAGCCGGAGGAGGATGGAGTGGGACAGCAGGCCTTTCaggaaag ACTTTCGTGTTATAAGTGCATCACAGACACCATGCAGGAGCTGGTGAACCAGAGCAAAGCCGCCCCTCAGTCTCCCAGCGTCCCCAAACAGCCTGGCCCACCTGTCATGACGTCTGACCCGAACATGCTCAGTAATGAAGAAGCTACAGCTCAT TTTGAGCAGATCCTCGGTTTGGCCCAGAGGTCTCAGGACGAGCTGTTTCACATTGCTTTGTACAACTGGCTGATCCAGGCTGACCTGACTGACAAGCTGCTAGAG GTGAATTCTCCATACCTGGAGGAACATCTGATGCACATGATCAAGCAGGACCAGAGTAAGGTGCACAACATGGACCTCTTGTGGCGCTACTACGAGAAGAACCGTAACTTTGGCAAGGCAGCTCATGTACTGGCCCGACTTGCTGACATGCACAG cactgagatctcaTTGATTGAAGCAGCGTTTGGAGTACATCGCCAGAGCCATCCTGTCTGCTAA